One stretch of Corynebacterium imitans DNA includes these proteins:
- a CDS encoding phage tail tape measure protein: MAGAAGYAVLPTTISLSGINKELQSQLLAPASKAAKKAGDSIEKGITKGTDDAAKRVEKANYRVKKSSEELADAEAKRNSEVLKSQAAAKQLEAAESKLADMKKSGKASSEQLAKAEADVLNKRAKVETAAQNVEKAERGVEKAMAESKRASDSLAAAQKDLENATDEATSATKEFGDAAADADGKGQGFEVSLGKIAAAGAVVVGAVGAAGKAAYDIGAQFDDAYDTIRAGTGASGAAFEELQDSMRKVAGESIGVGSDMGAIGSTLADLNTRLGLTGEPLEEMTAQFMQLQNLGVDADINEVSKAMSGFGIEAKDMPGALDELFQVSQATGLTISELSQSAVKAGPVLRGFGFSMSDSAALVGQMDKAGLDADKTLQSMQRALAEFASEGRDAPEALKETIGSIEDLISAGDDAAAIDMASGIFGSRGAAQFVDAVKTGTLSVDDFMDATGATSDTIGGLAEETADFGEKWDQLKNQAMLALEPIATQVFDSLVPALDRAQGAFEFTLDAVKDFAEWVQKSKDWLLPLGAGLTVVAGGLAAVAFQQKIIAAGGLIKWFKSLSSVTKLMTGVQAAFNMVMAANPIALVTIAIAGLVAGLVAFFTKTETGREMWASFTTAIGEGWTWLTETLSAGWEWLKSAVFDSWNATVEGVQDGWQATVDAVTGGWTWLKDTFVAVWETIKTVVFWAWNREVEGWKNIFESAKNGINAAWDAIKGKASEAVGAVRGKIQEMVNTIAQVPGKVKSAFADAGTWLVNAGKNIISGLINGIKSMFGQVGNAIREVMPDGVARFVPGIATGGQVPGYARGGYIHAIPGIPDSQRDPIFGIDSAGVPVARIEPREYVVNREATKDNLPLLQDINSGRISMKDLPGYADGGVVSSQEVLDFAWGKSVRGKKGPAPLEGYPYTWGGGLLGNWGDCSGMISGLAAFIVGMDIVGRKFATGNEGSVLSSMGFTPGTSPGKSAFEVGFFNGGPYGGHTSGTIYEASGKATNVEMGGGRGNGQIGGAAAGARHSQYTDRFWIPLQDKPPEPPKMNEILPMAATGEIDASLVTGGTSAPGTSTETVKLSPQEAAIATAADELGDQSVVEHLTAGLLDMAGLSDGLLEKALLGKPSDWLPSGDSIITEKQVQVPTSSRREEPTEPVDKTVAPAVITPAEEEKLKGPDWGPEFFAGEIARKAKDMGLDKLAAKIGIATALVESGDPLKMWANRAVPESLNFRHDAIGSDYDSVGLFQQRDNGAWGTVKERMTPFDSAGMFFDKLKGFDYRSMDPGAAAQKVQVSAFPSRYGQQMGAAESLLDKVGVFDQGGWLKPGGIAVNLSNEPEPVFNGDQWRDIKRGGLNGEDGVTVVVNLDGQEVLRKRVDAVEGRVEINERDLADFKNRRPAMAVTTRGGAF, from the coding sequence ATGGCAGGCGCAGCTGGATATGCCGTTTTGCCTACCACTATTTCGCTCTCGGGGATTAACAAGGAGCTGCAGTCGCAGCTTCTGGCTCCGGCGTCGAAGGCGGCGAAGAAGGCCGGCGACTCCATCGAGAAGGGCATCACCAAGGGCACTGATGATGCTGCGAAGCGCGTTGAGAAGGCCAACTACCGTGTGAAGAAGTCCTCGGAGGAGTTGGCTGATGCCGAGGCGAAGCGTAACTCTGAGGTGTTGAAGTCGCAGGCCGCGGCGAAGCAGTTGGAGGCTGCGGAGTCGAAGCTTGCCGACATGAAGAAGTCCGGCAAGGCCAGTTCTGAGCAGTTGGCGAAGGCTGAGGCGGATGTGCTCAACAAGCGCGCCAAGGTTGAAACTGCCGCGCAGAATGTGGAGAAGGCCGAGCGCGGCGTCGAGAAGGCCATGGCTGAATCGAAGCGTGCCTCTGATTCTCTCGCGGCGGCGCAGAAAGACCTCGAGAATGCCACGGATGAAGCCACCAGTGCGACCAAGGAGTTTGGCGACGCTGCGGCTGATGCTGACGGTAAGGGCCAGGGCTTTGAGGTGTCGCTGGGCAAGATCGCGGCGGCTGGTGCCGTGGTGGTCGGTGCGGTTGGTGCTGCAGGCAAGGCCGCGTATGACATTGGTGCCCAGTTTGATGATGCGTATGACACGATTCGTGCGGGCACTGGTGCTAGTGGCGCTGCGTTTGAGGAGCTGCAGGATTCGATGCGCAAGGTCGCTGGCGAGTCCATTGGCGTTGGCTCTGATATGGGGGCTATTGGTTCGACGCTTGCGGATCTGAATACGCGCCTTGGTTTGACTGGTGAGCCGCTCGAGGAGATGACGGCGCAGTTCATGCAGCTGCAGAACCTGGGTGTCGATGCGGACATCAACGAGGTATCGAAGGCCATGTCTGGCTTTGGTATTGAGGCCAAGGACATGCCGGGCGCGTTGGATGAGTTGTTCCAGGTGTCGCAGGCGACCGGTCTGACGATTAGCGAGTTGTCGCAGTCGGCAGTGAAGGCCGGACCTGTGTTGCGCGGGTTTGGGTTCTCCATGTCCGATTCTGCCGCTCTGGTGGGCCAGATGGATAAGGCCGGTCTGGATGCGGATAAGACGCTGCAGTCGATGCAGCGTGCGCTGGCGGAGTTTGCGTCTGAAGGGCGTGACGCTCCGGAAGCGCTCAAGGAGACCATCGGGTCGATTGAAGACCTTATCAGCGCGGGCGATGATGCTGCTGCGATTGATATGGCGTCCGGCATTTTCGGTTCTCGTGGTGCTGCCCAGTTCGTGGATGCGGTGAAGACCGGCACGCTGTCTGTGGATGATTTCATGGATGCGACCGGTGCCACGTCGGACACGATTGGGGGACTAGCGGAGGAGACTGCAGACTTCGGGGAAAAGTGGGACCAGCTTAAGAACCAGGCCATGTTGGCATTGGAGCCTATCGCGACGCAGGTTTTTGACTCTTTGGTTCCGGCTTTGGACCGTGCTCAGGGTGCTTTTGAGTTCACTCTCGATGCGGTGAAGGACTTTGCCGAGTGGGTGCAGAAGAGCAAGGATTGGCTGCTGCCGTTGGGGGCTGGTCTGACCGTTGTGGCCGGTGGGCTGGCGGCGGTTGCTTTCCAGCAGAAGATTATTGCCGCTGGCGGTTTGATTAAGTGGTTCAAGAGCCTGTCTAGTGTCACGAAGTTGATGACCGGTGTGCAGGCGGCGTTCAACATGGTGATGGCTGCGAACCCGATTGCGCTTGTCACCATTGCGATTGCTGGCCTAGTGGCTGGTCTAGTGGCGTTCTTCACCAAGACCGAGACTGGCCGGGAGATGTGGGCCTCGTTTACCACCGCTATTGGCGAGGGGTGGACGTGGCTGACGGAAACGCTGTCGGCGGGGTGGGAGTGGCTCAAGTCTGCGGTGTTCGATTCGTGGAATGCCACTGTTGAGGGGGTTCAAGACGGGTGGCAGGCCACGGTTGATGCGGTCACCGGTGGGTGGACGTGGTTGAAGGACACGTTCGTCGCGGTGTGGGAGACCATCAAGACGGTGGTGTTCTGGGCGTGGAACCGTGAGGTTGAGGGCTGGAAGAACATCTTCGAGTCCGCGAAGAACGGGATCAACGCTGCGTGGGACGCGATCAAGGGTAAGGCGTCCGAGGCTGTTGGTGCGGTGCGCGGCAAGATTCAGGAGATGGTGAACACCATCGCCCAGGTGCCGGGCAAGGTGAAGTCCGCTTTCGCTGACGCTGGCACGTGGTTGGTCAACGCCGGTAAGAACATCATCAGCGGCTTGATCAACGGCATTAAGTCGATGTTTGGGCAGGTTGGTAACGCGATTCGTGAGGTCATGCCTGATGGCGTGGCTCGTTTTGTGCCTGGGATTGCGACTGGTGGGCAGGTGCCTGGGTATGCCCGTGGTGGGTATATTCATGCGATTCCGGGTATTCCTGATTCGCAGCGTGACCCGATTTTTGGGATTGATTCTGCTGGTGTTCCTGTGGCTCGGATTGAGCCGCGGGAGTACGTCGTTAACCGTGAGGCGACGAAGGATAACTTGCCGCTTCTGCAGGACATCAACTCCGGCAGAATCTCCATGAAGGATTTGCCGGGCTACGCCGACGGCGGCGTAGTCTCCTCCCAGGAAGTGCTCGATTTTGCCTGGGGCAAGAGCGTCCGGGGCAAGAAGGGGCCCGCGCCGCTCGAGGGGTACCCCTACACCTGGGGTGGTGGCCTGCTTGGCAACTGGGGTGACTGCTCGGGCATGATCTCCGGCCTGGCTGCATTCATCGTCGGCATGGACATCGTGGGCCGTAAATTCGCCACGGGCAACGAGGGCTCGGTGCTTTCCAGCATGGGCTTCACGCCGGGCACCTCGCCGGGTAAGTCCGCTTTCGAGGTCGGGTTTTTCAACGGCGGGCCTTACGGTGGCCACACGTCTGGCACGATCTACGAAGCGTCCGGCAAGGCAACCAATGTCGAGATGGGTGGCGGGCGTGGTAACGGCCAGATTGGTGGTGCCGCTGCTGGTGCTCGTCACTCCCAGTACACGGATCGGTTCTGGATTCCGCTGCAGGATAAGCCGCCTGAGCCGCCGAAGATGAACGAGATTCTGCCGATGGCCGCGACGGGCGAGATTGACGCCTCGCTGGTCACCGGTGGCACGTCCGCGCCGGGCACGTCGACGGAGACGGTGAAGCTGTCACCGCAGGAGGCAGCTATCGCCACTGCGGCGGACGAGCTGGGCGACCAGTCCGTAGTCGAGCACCTCACCGCAGGCCTGTTGGATATGGCGGGCCTGTCCGATGGTCTGCTCGAGAAGGCGCTTCTCGGCAAGCCAAGTGATTGGCTACCGTCCGGTGATTCCATCATCACGGAGAAGCAGGTGCAGGTGCCGACTTCCTCCCGGCGTGAGGAGCCAACGGAGCCGGTTGATAAGACTGTGGCCCCGGCGGTGATCACCCCGGCGGAGGAGGAGAAGCTCAAGGGCCCGGACTGGGGCCCGGAGTTCTTCGCGGGTGAGATTGCTCGCAAGGCGAAGGACATGGGGCTGGATAAGCTGGCTGCGAAGATTGGTATCGCGACGGCGCTGGTGGAGTCTGGTGACCCGTTGAAGATGTGGGCGAACCGTGCGGTGCCGGAGTCGTTGAACTTCCGGCATGACGCTATCGGCTCGGATTACGACTCGGTTGGTTTGTTCCAGCAGCGTGATAACGGTGCCTGGGGCACGGTCAAGGAGCGCATGACGCCGTTTGACTCGGCGGGCATGTTCTTCGACAAGCTCAAGGGCTTTGATTACAGGTCGATGGACCCTGGCGCGGCAGCGCAGAAGGTGCAGGTGTCGGCGTTCCCGTCGCGGTACGGCCAGCAGATGGGCGCGGCTGAGTCCCTGCTCGACAAGGTCGGCGTGTTCGACCAGGGCGGGTGGCTCAAACCGGGCGGCATCGCCGTGAACCTGTCGAACGAGCCGGAGCCGGTTTTCAACGGTGACCAGTGGCGCGACATTAAACGTGGCGGGCTGAATGGTGAGGACGGGGTGACTGTTGTGGTCAACCTGGACGGCCAGGAAGTGCTGCGTAAGCGCGTCGACGCCGTGGAGGGCCGCGTCGAGATTAACGAGCGCGATCTGGCTGATTTTAAGAATCGTCGTCCTGCGATGGCGGTGACGACACGAGGAGGTGCATTCTAG
- a CDS encoding polysaccharide deacetylase family protein: MAEITVEGTLADVTARPVSEVTSVTAKAARPTPVAGGLITTEPVHVDYSAESGTIRLTLTAGVKSWLYLDGDGWSDSVPVIAAAGMTELWEAVINGLNFPTDIGEYLGIKDTVNSALEKKIAEIGANYPFDKWFRGNLEVGVSVDELVFEEHAGVWALTAGRAQDNSLPAADYGALTVKWVASTSSPYVVQTWEPVSTPGCWRRVQKAGGGWTPWTAGNTDKWFRGNLEVGVSVDELVFEEHAGVWALTAGRAQDNSLPAADYGALTVKWVASTSSPYVVQTWEPVSTPGCWRRVQKAGGGWTPWTKEGTAGSGAGAHAARYGDLVASRGGRIGTGGKPVISFRFDTNQGAFDNNILPLLRERSLPSTMACFYDMMNPQPGYSNDDSAAAGKTWTDLQNNFHRGVEIFSHSYSHQDAATPQELHREIVESRRIMEAVMPDVRVHGWDMPGVTGTQYMGWWDAWRETDTRVEHPAHSLLASTYATWNISGYGTNTLGVPETRYYGVEKYTLSQVKNLVAEALRTTTGLTLMMHPHQIGRTGYMSLETFTQMLDYVVELRDSGQVMVLSQGGQAVADPSTSWRSSLTPKLAGWAGDPSDKVSCTVPLGRANEVGGGMRELVVETTGTGALRLSVTAGDIMDVYQTVEVAPGKPGRLQIGVPRRANSLTLTAEVASGSPTITNIGLYGV; encoded by the coding sequence ATGGCTGAAATTACTGTGGAGGGCACCCTTGCTGATGTCACCGCCCGCCCGGTGTCGGAGGTCACGTCGGTGACCGCGAAAGCAGCGCGCCCCACCCCGGTCGCAGGCGGTCTTATCACCACGGAACCGGTGCATGTCGACTACTCCGCAGAGTCCGGGACGATCAGGCTGACGCTTACTGCTGGTGTGAAGTCGTGGCTGTACCTCGATGGTGACGGCTGGTCGGACAGTGTGCCTGTCATCGCGGCTGCTGGCATGACGGAACTGTGGGAAGCAGTGATCAATGGACTCAACTTTCCGACCGATATTGGTGAGTACCTCGGGATTAAGGACACAGTTAATTCCGCCCTGGAAAAGAAGATCGCGGAGATTGGGGCGAATTACCCGTTCGACAAGTGGTTCCGAGGAAACTTGGAGGTCGGGGTTTCTGTTGATGAGTTGGTGTTTGAGGAGCATGCTGGTGTGTGGGCGTTGACCGCTGGTCGAGCGCAGGACAACAGCCTGCCTGCTGCGGATTATGGTGCGTTGACGGTCAAGTGGGTGGCGTCAACGTCGTCGCCGTACGTGGTGCAGACGTGGGAGCCTGTGTCCACCCCTGGGTGCTGGCGTCGTGTGCAGAAGGCAGGCGGCGGATGGACACCATGGACAGCCGGAAACACCGATAAATGGTTCCGAGGAAACCTCGAGGTCGGGGTTTCTGTTGATGAGTTGGTGTTTGAGGAGCATGCTGGTGTGTGGGCGTTGACCGCTGGTCGAGCGCAGGACAACAGCCTGCCTGCTGCGGATTATGGTGCGTTGACGGTCAAGTGGGTGGCGTCAACGTCGTCGCCGTACGTGGTGCAGACGTGGGAGCCTGTGTCCACCCCTGGGTGCTGGCGTCGTGTGCAGAAGGCAGGCGGCGGATGGACACCATGGACTAAGGAAGGAACTGCGGGCTCCGGTGCGGGCGCTCACGCCGCACGATACGGCGACCTCGTAGCATCACGAGGCGGACGAATCGGCACCGGAGGAAAACCCGTCATCTCCTTCCGCTTCGACACCAACCAAGGCGCATTCGACAACAACATCCTTCCCCTGCTGCGCGAACGCAGCCTACCTTCCACCATGGCGTGCTTCTACGACATGATGAACCCGCAGCCCGGCTACTCCAACGACGACAGTGCCGCTGCTGGCAAAACGTGGACAGACCTGCAGAACAACTTCCACCGCGGCGTGGAGATCTTCTCCCACTCTTACTCCCACCAGGACGCTGCTACACCGCAGGAACTCCACCGCGAGATTGTGGAGTCGCGCCGCATCATGGAGGCGGTGATGCCAGACGTCCGAGTGCATGGGTGGGACATGCCGGGTGTTACCGGCACCCAGTACATGGGGTGGTGGGACGCCTGGCGCGAAACCGACACCCGAGTCGAGCACCCCGCGCACTCGCTCCTCGCGTCAACCTACGCGACGTGGAACATCTCCGGCTACGGCACCAACACCCTGGGTGTGCCGGAGACACGCTACTACGGGGTGGAGAAGTACACCTTGTCTCAGGTGAAGAACCTGGTGGCAGAAGCGCTGCGCACCACGACTGGGCTGACGTTGATGATGCACCCGCATCAGATTGGCCGTACCGGCTACATGAGCCTGGAAACATTCACGCAAATGCTGGACTACGTCGTCGAGCTGCGTGATTCTGGGCAGGTAATGGTGCTGTCCCAGGGTGGGCAGGCGGTTGCTGACCCGTCCACGTCGTGGCGTTCATCCCTGACACCAAAGCTCGCGGGGTGGGCTGGCGACCCCTCGGACAAGGTGTCCTGCACCGTGCCGCTGGGACGTGCGAACGAAGTCGGCGGAGGGATGCGCGAGCTCGTGGTCGAGACCACCGGCACTGGCGCGCTGCGGTTGTCGGTGACTGCGGGAGACATCATGGACGTTTACCAAACCGTCGAAGTTGCGCCGGGGAAACCGGGCAGGCTGCAGATCGGCGTGCCACGCCGCGCCAACTCGCTCACACTGACCGCGGAGGTCGCCTCCGGCTCACCCACCATCACCAACATCGGCCTATACGGCGTCTAG
- a CDS encoding peptidoglycan DD-metalloendopeptidase family protein, whose protein sequence is MVTMPVPKGFYVTSGFGPRSGGYHWGTDFGLDGGSGGKPVYAVKDGTVTRAGAASGFGRWVTVDHPASNGGGETVYGHVIPEVTVGQSVREGQRIARIDPDSRTNGGVAPHLHLEWHRYSWVPPGPDRLNPAHMLKGARWVGDKPTVGRVATAAAANVLDWTQRFTFGKPRPTHHIKSIIIHVTVNPPGTPAENVAQYQINSRSGSYHELTDTTIKHLIENTDDWLTWSTGNWGNNIGLHRSFVMRGSETRAQWLVYIDMLREAAQRDAEWCRKYNIPPVKLTAADLRAGKKGFTGHLETGQAWGGTDHVDPGTGFPWDIYLGLVRDYLNGTNKKEGNMLTTKYFTDFIKGFIGPVISDVKDIRQQLTGGRDAGQYGGWSISQLVRNYRSKPGDRGTIPEMIAVALTEIEELREDVKALKEER, encoded by the coding sequence ATGGTCACGATGCCTGTGCCAAAGGGCTTTTACGTCACCAGCGGTTTTGGGCCGCGCTCTGGTGGCTACCATTGGGGTACCGATTTTGGCCTAGACGGCGGGTCAGGTGGCAAGCCTGTCTACGCCGTCAAAGACGGTACCGTCACCCGCGCTGGTGCCGCATCCGGTTTTGGCCGGTGGGTGACAGTCGACCACCCCGCATCTAATGGTGGCGGGGAGACGGTCTACGGCCACGTCATCCCCGAGGTCACGGTGGGGCAGTCTGTGCGCGAAGGGCAGCGGATCGCCCGCATCGACCCCGACTCGCGCACCAACGGTGGGGTAGCCCCGCACCTGCACCTCGAGTGGCACCGCTATTCGTGGGTGCCACCCGGCCCGGACAGGCTCAACCCAGCGCACATGCTCAAGGGCGCACGGTGGGTAGGCGACAAGCCAACAGTGGGGCGCGTCGCTACCGCCGCCGCAGCAAACGTCCTCGACTGGACGCAGCGCTTCACCTTCGGAAAGCCAAGGCCCACCCACCACATCAAAAGCATCATCATCCACGTCACCGTCAACCCACCCGGCACACCGGCAGAAAACGTCGCGCAATACCAGATCAACAGTCGGTCTGGCTCCTACCACGAGCTCACAGACACCACGATCAAGCACCTCATCGAAAATACCGACGACTGGCTCACCTGGTCAACCGGAAACTGGGGCAACAACATCGGCCTACACCGGTCTTTCGTCATGCGGGGCAGCGAAACACGCGCACAGTGGCTCGTCTACATCGACATGCTGCGTGAAGCCGCGCAGCGCGACGCGGAATGGTGCCGAAAATACAACATCCCACCGGTCAAACTCACCGCAGCTGACCTACGCGCCGGGAAGAAAGGCTTCACCGGCCACCTGGAAACTGGCCAAGCATGGGGCGGCACCGACCACGTCGACCCAGGCACCGGGTTCCCCTGGGACATCTACCTCGGCCTTGTCCGCGACTACCTCAACGGCACCAACAAGAAGGAGGGCAACATGCTCACCACGAAATACTTCACCGACTTCATCAAGGGCTTCATCGGCCCCGTCATCTCCGATGTCAAGGACATTCGCCAGCAGCTCACGGGTGGGCGTGACGCCGGGCAGTACGGCGGCTGGTCAATCTCCCAACTGGTGCGCAACTACCGGTCGAAGCCGGGAGACCGCGGCACGATCCCGGAGATGATCGCCGTCGCGCTTACCGAGATCGAGGAGCTGCGCGAGGACGTCAAGGCACTCAAGGAGGAACGCTAA